CGACGCCTTGCAGCCCGACTCGCAACTCCAGCAGAACACGAGCGACGCCATGCGCGAACTCGCCCGCACCGCCGCCTCCGTGCGCATGCTCACGGACTATCTGGAGCGCCATCCCGAGGCCGTGGTGCAGGGCAAACCAGGAGGCAAGCAGTGAACCGCCGCAACGTGACCTTGCATACCGTTCTCGCCGCTGCGCTGGTGTGCCTCGCCGGATGCTCCTCGCCGTCGCCCACCTTCTATGCGCTGCGCGCCGACGACGGGAGCGCCGCGACCTCCACCGCCGCGCCCGCCGTACCGACCGGCGCGGTTGCGCTCGATGTCGTGGTCGGTCCCGTGACCGTGCCCGACATGGTGGACCGGCCGCAAATCGTCACGCGCAATGCGGACAACACGATCGAGATGAACGAGTTCGCGCGCTGGGCCGCGCCGCTCAAGCTCGACATCGGGCGCGTCGTCGCCGCGGACCTCGCGCAGCGGCTCGGCGCGGCGCGCGTTTCCACGGTCGATGTGGGCGCGACCACGCCGCCGGCCTGGCGCGTGCGCGTGGATATCACGCGCATCGACAGCGTGCTGGGAGATTCGGTGACGATCGACGCGCAATGGGTCGTGAAGCCGCCTGGCCACGCGGCGCTGACGCTCGGGCACACGGTGGCGCACGAGCAGGTGAAGAGCCAGGATTACGGCGCGCTCGTCGACGCGCATGACCGCGCACTCGCCGCCATCAGCGCCGACATAGCCGCGGCGATTCGCGCGGACCACCCAACAGTT
This genomic window from Paraburkholderia acidiphila contains:
- a CDS encoding PqiC family protein: MNRRNVTLHTVLAAALVCLAGCSSPSPTFYALRADDGSAATSTAAPAVPTGAVALDVVVGPVTVPDMVDRPQIVTRNADNTIEMNEFARWAAPLKLDIGRVVAADLAQRLGAARVSTVDVGATTPPAWRVRVDITRIDSVLGDSVTIDAQWVVKPPGHAALTLGHTVAHEQVKSQDYGALVDAHDRALAAISADIAAAIRADHPTVGSATD